From Salvia splendens isolate huo1 chromosome 3, SspV2, whole genome shotgun sequence, a single genomic window includes:
- the LOC121795414 gene encoding IAA-amino acid hydrolase ILR1-like 1, giving the protein MSTNLKISALQSVVTGVEWCWLEFASFGPAQPPLFERHARGLFPLVVRLLIRHNDYQESGPKPLGTVVLVFQPAEEGGGAKKMIEYGSIDNVQAIFGLHNDPLVPLGQVACRPGPIAAGSGRFQAEISGKGGHAAIPQHAIDLILAASNVIVSLQQLVSRESDPLDSQVVTVAKFQGGGAFNVIPDSVAIGGTFRAFSVKSLLYLKQRIEEVIVGQAAVQRCNAIVTFNNEDMPMYPPTVNDKELHKHFQRVAVDMLGTSKVTDYNPVMGGEDFSFYQERIPGYFFILGTKDEAAQERPALLHSPYYNFNEYSLPVGAALHASLAVRYLLESQTGNPTGNEHRHDEL; this is encoded by the exons ATGAGTACCAATCTGAAAATCTCAGCCTTGCAGAGTGTAGTTACTGGGGTGGAATGGTGCTGGCTGGAGTTTGCCTCTTTCGGCCCAGCTCAGCCTCCCCTTTTCGAAAG GCACGCGAGAGGCCTATTTCCGCTGGTTGTACGCCTTCTAATTCGGCACAACGACTATCAAGAATCTGGACCGAAACCCCTT GGAACCGTTGTTCTTGTTTTCCAACCAGCTGAAGAAGGAGGTGGAGCAAAGAAGATGATCGAATATGGATCTATCGATAATGTCCAGGCAATATTCGGCCTGCATAATGACCCTCTTGTGCCTCTCGGTCAGGTGGCGTGCAGGCCTGGTCCGATCGCTGCTGGCAGTGGCAGGTTTCAAGCTGAGATAAGTGGCAAAGGCGGCCACGCAGCCATTCCTCAGCATGCAATCGACCTCATACTAGCTGCTTCGAATGTGATAGTCAGCTTACAACAGCTCGTCTCCCGGGAATCTGATCCTCTTGACTCTCAG GTGGTTACAGTTGCTAAATTCCAAGGAGGAGGCGCATTCAATGTCATTCCGGACTCGGTTGCCATTGGTGGCACGTTTCGTGCCTTTTCAGTGAAGAGCTTACTGTATCTGAAGCAGAGGATCGAGGAG GTCATTGTCGGGCAAGCTGCTGTGCAAAGATGCAACGCGATTGTCACCTTCAACAATGAAGACATGCCCATGTATCCCCCTACCGTTAATGACAAAGAGCTCCACAAACACTTCCAACGAGTTGCAGTCGACATGCTTGGCACTTCCAAAGTTACAGATTACAATCCTGTGATGGGAGGAGAGGACTTCTCCTTTTACCAGGAGAGGATACCCGGTTACTTCTTTATACTCGGAACAAAAGACGAGGCAGCACAGGAACGGCCAGCTCTGCTACACTCGCCCTACTACAATTTCAACGAGTACTCGCTTCCTGTTGGTGCTGCCCTACATGCGTCACTGGCTGTTAGGTACCTTCTTGAGAGCCAGACGGGAAATCCTACTGGTAATGAACATCGCCACGATGAGCTGTGA